The genomic region TTCTTTTCACCTTTCCCTCACGGTACTTGTACGCTATCGGTCATTGAGGAATACTTAGGCTTAGAGGGTGGTCCCCCTTTCTCGCGTAAAAGCGATCATCATTCGAACACGCCGCGTTTTACTGGGAAGGATCGAACCATGGGAACGAATGAACAGGGCTATCACCTTCTTTGGCCGGATCTTCCAATCTTTTTAGAAAACCAGTTCACTGCGCGCCCCACCCCGTCATCAGTCCTGTGTTGCCTATGCTTGCGCCCCAAAACGGTTGCTGACTTTGTACAACTCCGTAGGGCGCGCTACGGCAACTTTTCTAACTACGCTTGCTGCTTGCTGGTTTTTCCATCATCCAATCCACAACAAATCGAATGAAACCGCTTCGGATTTCTTTTGATGAAAACCCTTGTTCCGCTCTCGCTCGCCGCTACTAACGGGGTCTCGGTTGATTTTCCTTCCTTTAGCTACTCAGATGTTTCAGTtcgctaagtttgaaaagtccaaAGAGCGCAGACTAGCCACGGAGCTTGGATACGGTTTCCCGATCGGAGATCCATGGATCACAGAAAAATCTCTCCCCATGGCCTTTCGCCTCTGAAAGCGTCCTTCCTTCTCAATGCCCGGGCATCCATCCAATGCATGATTTTCGATAGCGTCGAACATGAGCGGACACCCACACAATCTCGATTTGACACAGCAACACTTTCCACCTCTCTTCCTTCCCTTGGATCAGATAGGAAATCCTCACTTTTCCAAGACAGAAGAGAAGCAAGCAACGGATTGAGCAACTAGCGCGAAAGCCGTTGCGCGTTAGCGCATCCGTTTTCTTGCTTGATTTTTATACGATTTTTTGAGCAACTAGCGCGAAAGCCGTTGCGCGTTAGCGCATCCGTTTTCTTGCTTGATTTTTATACGATTTTCTGAAGTGATCTGTCCAACTAAGTAGAAAAGGACACTAGAGTGTGGCTACACGTGGTATAGGGCTGCTCGTCCCGCCTGGTGTTGAGGGAGCTAAAGTGGAACTCTCACATACATGTTCCTTAAGTTTTTAGCTCGCTAAATGATACAGTCCTCGCTGATGGATCGGCAAGTACTCCACGGTCAGCGGCTATCAGCTAACGTTATGGGCCGTTAGTGGTGGTTCATTGCCTATAGTGTTGTAATCCGGAATCCAAGTTTTGTGATAACCGTGTTGTTTACTTTCAGTGTTGTTTATTGTTCACAGCTGGATTGAGCTCAGTTGAGAGTGTCATGCTCTGTCAATATCTGTTGCAGGAGTTGTCATTCTCTGTTACTAGAGTTGTCAATCTCAGATGCAGGAGTTGTCAGTTGCAGCCATTCTCGCTGTGTCAAGCTTGTGACTTGCGTTGTATCAGGTTGGTAACAGCTTGTATCTCGATAGGACTGAATGTAGCCAGGAGTTGTCTTAGGTTAGTCTAATGTGCCAAAACGTTAGTCAAACCACCTAGGTTGTGTTTGTTCTGGAGAGTTCAGCTAGTCCGAGTGATCTGGGTTATCCTACGTTTTATCCCTGTTTCGATCTTTTTTTCGACTATAGGGGTTTTGTAGCAGCCCAGCAGCATCCGTGTGACAGAGAGTCATATTAAGGATATAATAATGCTTTCCCCTTGAACCCCTTGCAGAAAAAGTAGGAAAATGGACTGAAATTGTTGGATAAGTGGATTTGCAGTATCTCAACAATCAGAACAGCGAATATTCCATCATCCAAACTAAGCTTCCTCAGATCCTAACCCATTGGTCATTATCGAGCCTCGTGACTCCGGCTGTGTTGATATCTTCGTATTACCTGTTATCATTCTATCTATCTGGTTATTGCTTTATGTGTTGGTTGGTATTTCACTCAAAAAAGTTTAAGTAGAAGTGATTTCTTCCTCATTAGCTCCATTTTGATTATCATTTgcatcttgtgatgaatgaagTGAACTTGAGCTCTCTAGTGCTTCTATTTTCTCTTCGAAAGCATTTACTAGTATTCGATGAGATTCTGAAAGACCAGAAAGACAAGTGATATGAACTGGTTTTGTATCCACCCACTTTCCTTCGTTATCTTCAACTCTTTCTCTTTTGGTAGAGGAAGGCATTCCCAGTATAAATGATGATTCTTGCTTTCGTATTGTTAATGTTTTCAATTGTACACGGAAGGGGTTTGTGACCACTACCATTTTAGTAAGGGATTTATCCTCATATTGTTGGAGAAACCATTCTTTGCTAACATGGCTCAGCCTAGCAATGGCTGGGAATTTCTTGTCCCAGAATGCAAAAAAAAATGTCCGCCACTTTGTTGCTTTCAGCACGTTTTCTAATGAAGTCAAGCCCCTTCTGGATGTCCGCTGCTGCACTATGCTGTGTCTTACCATAGACAAGAGGCATATACACCTTCTTCACCAACTTTCAGTTAAGGTGACGGCTAACGGCTTCCTTGACACTAGCTTCCAGAGATTATGATGGAATCTCCTCTTTGAAGTCCTCTAATAGTGAGGAATATAGGTCATATACTTGATCCTCACCATCAACCCGTCAAAAGTTAGTACGCACTGCTAGATCCTGGAAATAGCTCATTATCTGGTAAGCAGACGAGGATGCATCACATATATATGTGACATCCGCAACCTCAGATTTGGGTTTAGCATTTACCTGTTTCCTTCCATCCAACCTGGGAAGGGATCCCTCCATGTGCTCTCTATGACACTTGGCCTGATTGTTACCACCGGTATCTCTCCTCGCATGCAGTTGATGACCATCTCGCCCATGGCCTTTGTGAACACATAAGTGTCTTGCCAACCATAGAGTTTGGCCCTATGAATAAATAAATTGCACAAATCAAATACTTCATGTGTGTATTCGTATCTACAGACATGAGAAAGTAACAGGGAAATACTAGAATACCTCGACTACCTAACTCTTTCATTTCAGGAGTAACAGAAGCAGAGGCAGAAGAATGCCTTCTGGAGTCAAAAGCCAACTTGATCTCAGCCTCGATATCCAACACGGTATTCTGATGTGCCGAAAAATCTGAGGAACCTATCCCCTTTGTTATGGTATCCCCTAAGCAAAATGGCTTCTCTAGTATCAAACCTTGCCTCTGCCCATTCACATATGCTGTTTGGCCAAAAACATGACATGCAAACATACTGCTAAAGCTTGTTTGTAAGCTTTTGAGATTAATAGAAACAGGTTACCATTTGATTTCGACCACAAGAAACTCTTATTTGGCATTCTGACCTGTTGATACTTGCAAGAAGAGCTTCAGTCTTCGAAACCGCTGCGCGAAACTCATTATCCGGAATGGCCCCACGGTGTTGATGTCTAGTGCTACATCATACCTGCAAGTTGCAATACTTTTATTGCTATGGAATGTGAACTTACACATTTAGTAATGGAAGCAATCCTTGGTGCAAGACTAGTATAGCTTCACGAACCTCTCATCAAAAGTGGTATTTGCTGCAGAGTTTACGATAACATCCACTTCTTCCGCGATCTCTTTGGCTAACTCAGGAGCAATGCCAATGTAGGCTTCCCTGAAATTACCAACGACTGGAACCTGCTTGCTTAATACAAAGCTGTGGTAGTTTTTCCCATGGATTTCCTGTAAACATCTGAACAACTCAGTATCTTCTACCTGTATTGCAGACGGAAAATATGGTCATTTGCATGAAGAACAGAAAGTAGTCCGAAGTAATCATCATACCTCGTTCTTCAATCTTTTCATGGCTGCTTCATTGTCCTTGGCCTTGATCAACACGTATATTTTACCAACATCAGGATTTGTCCTTAAAATGGGATCGATAAGAACTGATGATCAGAATCATACAAAGTAGAATGGAAGAACAAAGGAAGGAAGTCAGGTAGCTTAGAGCAAGACAAAGGCAGAATGGAAGAACAGCCTAAAAGTGGGGGGCCAGACAGAAACTGTCTCACTCAAACTGGCATTTGAAAATGCTACCCGCCCTTCCCCTATTTCTGCATTTCATTCTTCTATTCCTTCTGCTTGCTTTTCTAGTTAAGCTGCTCATAAACTAGATCCATAAAACTCACTCAGCTACTGTCTTCTTTCTATAATTGGTCTCTAAGTCCAAGTAATCGAAAAAGTATAATCCTCTTCCCAGCTCCGCCACCTCCTTTCTACCGAGTATGCTCTACTTGAAAGAACATATTTATCAATAAATAAGTGCATTACTATATTCACAGCTACAAACTAAGCCTAATTTCCAATATGTCATATGTATCACTTTGATGTTGTGGGATCACTGGCTTCTTGCTCAACGGATTTCGCTTCTGCACTTGACTTGAGAAGGGCGAAGCCTTCATGACCGGTACCGGTATCTGTTCAAGAAGTCAGTACTTATGCGGCACTGAACAAAGGGTGAGATCGATGAAATGCAATACATGTTTGAATATTTCCTATCTTCTTCCAGCCATCAAACTTGTTCAATTCGTTTTCTTGAGATCTGTGGAATAGTGATATCATACTTGAATCCACATTCCCAGTATTTGAGGAAGAAGTAGAATCTTAGTCCTTTCGAATTTCTAAGTTGGGAATTTGATATCGACTAAATCAAGAAACTCGATTTCACTATGATATGACCACTGAACCCTTTGATGCAACATTTCTTGTTTCCAGAAGATCTCGGATGGTTTCTGAAGCTTCCATGATCTTGTAAAAGAAAGAAACCCTTTCTATAAGTCATGAAGACGTGGACCAAAAGACTAAGAAACTGCACAATCTATTGATTGACTGAAAAACGCAAGCTGAGTAACTTGCTTGAATGATCGCTCCGGCTCTGGGCCGTCTGATCTTCGGGATGCAGAATAGGGGATCGCTTGCCAACCGTTAGTTAGGACCAGTGAAAACCCACGCTTGGTGAAGGCGAAGTTCAGTTTGGAGATCTAACAATTCCTTATGTCGTGTATCCTCGATTGATGCAGCCTCAGATGCTTCAATTGTAGATTTGAGTATTGAGCGAAAGGTTACACCACCTATAGGTTCTGTATTACAGGCCAATCCTACTCCACTAGTACCAATAGGCGGCATAGGGGAAAAAGCACAACACCTAGGAATAGGAATCAACAACACAAAAACTTTCTGAGAAATTACCCAGCAAGAAAACGTATGCGCGTGGGCGCAACGGATTTCGCTCCCGTGCGCTCATCCCTTGCTTGTTCTTTCGGACTAGCACTCTTTCCCTCTCTTTGAAGTAGATTTCTCAGCTCCACGAGTCAAACGAAATAAGGCGAAAGGCCCACTACTTCTTCATTCATGGCTTATTGATTTGATTGATCCCCCTTTCGTATTCATTCGACCTGAGGTGAGGTTGGAACAAGAGTTTTCATAAAAAGAATGGTTCTTTTATGCAATTATGAACGGGCAGGCCTCTTGTGGATTCCTCCAACTCTATGAATGAAGGGGGGAGTATGAGGAAGGCCGATTTTCTTTCTATATGAAGATGAAAAAAGGATCCGGGTCAAACATTTCTTACTTTTGTTGAGTATGACTGAATGAGGAAGAGCTCCTTATGTGGTATCACTTTACCACCATCTGAAATGCGCGAAACTCCGATTGGTGGAAGCCAGTCCATGAAGATTCTCCCTTCTCTTACGTGAAATTCCCCTCTTTCGGTAAGCATCCAGTATCTCAGCAAATGAACATTTCTCTAAGCTTATCCTGTAGCTTATACGTCGTTTGAAAGCTGCTCCAAGGATCCAACGAATAGCTAAGGTTTGTTGACGATCCCTGGCTACAATCCCAGGAACATCATAAATAGTACCTGCGACTCCTACTTTGACCACTTCGCATATTGGCTTTATATTATCTACGGCGTCAACCATAAGTTTTATTACATCGCGTTCAGTTCGAGCTAGGCGGTGAAAAGTTTTATAAACAATAGCACGAACTCTCGTTCTTTTACCATCGATCATGCGAAAGTTTACCAATTTCTTGATCAATTCTTTTTGCTCACCATCAAAGTCCCCCATATAGCTGAGAATTTCCGAGCAATTGGAAGCCGCTTTCGATGACGAGGCCGATAAATTTATATTACGCGATCGTTACTGTCCATCTTTTTCAGCTCTGCTCCcgaaaagagaaaggaaaggagACTGATCTTGACGTCGGCGTTGGTTTTTCCAACGAAAAACAAGAACATTCTTTCACGAACTTCCATGACAAAATGCTAGTTGCCTTGTAACGCATACACTGGAGCGTTTGTCCCATCGACGAAGGCCACTATACGCGTTTTCTGAAGAGCAACATTCTCTTATAACCAAACATCGCAAAGACAGAAAGGAGTATCCTGAACGTAAGGCCAATGGCTAGCATACTTCGCTGAACACTCACGATATTCAGCTAAAGCTGGATGCATATTCCATTATATTCTATTATATTCTATTATATTATATCTTGCCTTGGTAGAGCGAAACTTTGAACCCAACACAAGCAACTCTCCCGGTTTAGCGATATTGATGGGTTCCAGCCTCATTCCACTAGCCCTAAAAGCATTCTAAATATATAAAAGAGGGGGAATGGATTCTACAAGAAAAGGCGGGCAAAGGTAGTTCAGGGGTCAATTCTTGGAGCATAGCTCATTTCTAAGTCCCCAACCCATCTCGTGCTCGTGCTGTACGCGATCGAATCTTGCGGCCGGATAGAGCAATGGAATCACCGAGTCGTATGAAAAGAGGGCTCTTCTTTTTAATCTTAACACAAAGGCTAGCTCCCCTGGGGGTTGTCATATTACAATCATTTGTATTACTTTCCTACCAATCCTGAACTAGCTATGACCCTTATAGCGAGCCTCGCTTTACCGTTTCAGATAGAAACATATGGCGCTCCTAAAGTCGATTGGATACTTTCTTTTTTATTGAATTAAGCTAAGCCGTGGACTTTCTCACGTGAAGAACTCCTTCTTATGAGCTCATGGACTTGATCAATGCTAGTTCAAGTTCACGTCATATTAGGAAATTAGTTCATTAATTCGTTTATTTGCCAACGAAGAAGCCTTGCGCTACTCGGAAAGTACTGACTAGAGGGGGGGCGTGTGGATCCACAGTCCTAGCCATTCTCACAACGGGATAATAAAGCGAACAAAGACCATGAGAAGAGATTACAACATCCAGAACGAAGCCTGTCAAGCCAACCTTCCCTCACTGCGAAAATGCAACATCCGGCGTACTCATTGGCTTTGACCTCAGATTCATTACTTGCTAGAGAAGTAGTTTACATAACTGTCACAGCTCCAATGCGATAATCTTGTTAATCAGCAAAGTAGCTAGCCTAAATAAGGAGTTTACAATCGCTTGACTATAAAGTAAAGAGCGGCTAATGGGAGATTGCTTGAGTAGGCTCAGTAAGGGATTACCCGCGGGCAGGGTGAAAGAGCTTTCATTAATAGTATGAACTGGTGGATCAGCAAGATAGCTAGAGCTCCTTAAAGGAAAGCAAAATCCAATTCTATATTATATCAAACTATAAAGCAAAGATGAGGAAGCTGCGCCTTTACTCGCTCGAATTAGAGGAAAAAGGGGATATGCAGCAGTAACAGCTTTTCTTTCAATAGTAAGCAGGAAATGCGAATAAGAGAAGGGTAGAAGAAGCGATCCGCGCATTTCCTTATTTCACAACGGATTTGACTCGTTAGAGAAATCATTTCTTAGGTATGCTACATTCTTTGAAGAAAGAGTAGGTTCTGCTATTTAAGACTTAGAGGAAGTGATTTCCGGGAACTAGCAGACCAAGCCAATCAACAAGGAAAGCCTGTCAAGCAAGGAAGCCACCAAGCAAACCTTTAATAAGCATCTCTAGCGCAGTCACTTCTCTATAGAAAGAAAAAACCTGCAGTCAAGACTAGTCACATTAGTGAAACAAGTGATTCGCTGACATTCAATTCAAATAGAAAGAGTAGTCACAGCTGCGACAAGTTGCTCTAAGAGGAAGGAGTTGACTTACTTTCAATTCCTAATACAGCAAGAGCGGATTTTTTTCATGTAGCATTTCTACCCCTATAGGATTTCCCATCTTAACCGAGAATGGGTGCCCACCTTGTACGTACCGAGAATGGGTGCAGCCCACCCCATCTAAAGTAGCCTGAAATTCGTTCCTCTACAATCCAGAGCAGTCCGAACATGTACCGCGATCTGGACGGACAAAGAATGCCGTACACTTGAGTGACCCCCTTTTCTGTGACCACCACCAAATTCAAAAGAAGAGGTGAGATCACCCTGAAAAAATCCTTTGTAGCTCTTAAAATATGGGCCAACCTCTCCATTAATATTGATACTCACTGCACCTCCTTCTACCACTTGTTTAATCCAACCTCTCCACTTCTCACTAAAGAAAACCCTTTTTAAGCAAAACCTCTTGTAGAAAATCCCAATTCACCCTGTCATATGCTTTTTCAAAGTCTAGCTTTAGTATGACCCCCTCTTGTTTAGTCCTCCTAAGCTCATGAAACACCTCATGGATAGTGACCACCCCATCTAAAATATTTCCGTTTTTCATAAATGCCGTCTGACTCTTACTCACCACCTTATCTGCAACTCTCTCAAGCCTATTTGTCAGTACTTTAGTCACAATTTTCTAACAAACATAATATAAACATATTGGCCGATATTGCTTGATAGTTGCAGCATCTTTCGTTTTAGGAATCAGAGTAACCACCCCATAATTAAGTCTTCTAAGTTGCAACTCCTCAGCATGCGGGCTATCAAGCATTCTTTTGACCATCTCTTTAACCATCTCCCAAAAATGTTTCTAAAAGATTACTGGTAAGCCATCTGGGCCAGGAGCTGTATTGGTTTTCATCTCTTTAACTACTAACTCTATTTCCTCCATAGTGAAAGGCTTAGTCAACTCTTCATTGTCTAGTTCTGATAGCATGTGCTCTGTTGACCAAGGGGCTTCCACCAAGAGATATGTCCCCCCTGTCCTCTGAACCAAATAGTCTCTTATAGTAACTAGAAATGTGTTCTTGCAACTCTTTCTCATCTTGTATAACATTTCCTTCATGTTCCAAAGAAGCAATATTACATTTTATGTGTCTTCCATTGGCAGCACTATGGAAGAATGAAGTATTTGCATCTCCCTCAAGTAACCACTGACAAACTGACTGACAATGTGGACTGCATGAGCAATGTCAGGCCGGGTCACAGTGAGGTACACAAGGCTGCCTACAAGATGACGATAGCGAGTGGTATCCCTCAAGAGGAGTACCATCACTAGGGCGCAATTGGAGATGGAGCTCCATGGGTGTAGCGGCAGTGTGTGTATCAGTAAGACCTGAGCGTGAGATCAAATCCTGAGTATAGCGATGCTGAGAGAGATAGTAACCATCATTAGTTTGATCAACCTCAATTCCCAGAAAATAACTGAGAGAAAATCAATCTGACATCTTGAATTGCTCACTCAACTTTTTCTTCACAAAAGCAATGTACTTCTGATCATCTCCAGTGATCaacatatcatcaacatagagaagaagCAAGGTACGACCGCGGTCAGATGTATGAGTGAAAAGTGCAGGGTCATGCTCACTAGAAGAGAAACCAGCAGCTTGAACCACAGAGCTGAACCGCTCAAACCAAGCACGAGGTGGTTGCTTTTTTCCCATAGAGGGCCTTTCGAAGGCGACAAACATGACCATCAGGAACTTCAATACCCAGAGGTGGCTGCATATAGAAAAAACTCATGTAGATCACCATGAAGGAAAgcatttttgacatccatttgagAGATTTGCCAAGATCGAGCTGCAGCCACAGCAATCAGAGTACGAACAGAAATTGAAACAACGCAACCGTACTATCTATTGACGATAATTTGATTGCTGACAACACGACAACATCACGCTTCTCTTTCTTATTCTTATTTATATAACTGTCACTTTACCGGGCCGGAAAAGTGACACCGTCACGTCTCAGGGTCGTATGCCTGGAACAAGAAGGGTCGTCGTACAATTTCGGCGATTACAAAAAAGAAGGAGGCGAGCTCCCTATCCCTCTTTGTCTTTCCACTTCCCTCGTTCAGGAACAAACACTTCGCCAAATTCTTTTGAGTCCCGGCCCGGTTTTTCCCCACTAACCAATTACGTTACGACCACTGAACAAACTTGGTTGACGAACATGGTTTATGCGCCGCTAATCTAGCGGCTTGTCGAGCATTTGACAAACTCACACCATCCATTTCAAATGGGATTTGTCCCGTGGACACACGAGCAATCCAACCCGTCGGATTTCCTTTTCCTCTTCCCATTCGA from Aegilops tauschii subsp. strangulata cultivar AL8/78 unplaced genomic scaffold, Aet v6.0 ptg000329l_obj, whole genome shotgun sequence harbors:
- the LOC141028956 gene encoding fatty acyl-CoA reductase 2, chloroplastic-like, encoding MKASPFSSQVQKRNPLSKKPVIPQHQSDTYDILEIRLILIDPILRTNPDVGKIYVLIKAKDNEAAMKRLKNEVEDTELFRCLQEIHGKNYHSFVLSKQVPVVGNFREAYIGIAPELAKEIAEEVDVIVNSAANTTFDERYDVALDINTVGPFRIMSFAQRFRRLKLFLQVSTAYVNGQRQGLILEKPFCLGDTITKGIGSSDFSAHQNTVLDIEAEIKLAFDSRRHSSASASVTPEMKEAKLYGWQDTYVFTKAMGEMVINCMRGEIPVVTIRPSVIESTWRDPFPGWMEGNRI